One Tolypothrix bouteillei VB521301 DNA window includes the following coding sequences:
- a CDS encoding chemotaxis protein CheW: MKIVNKNEVNALETRQKFLSFYLGLKDTAVISLEHIIEVFQISLMEICAVPQMPSCVLGTYNWRGEMLWVVDLEEMLGYAPLSDETNLFSKLMAIVLHSEGKSLGLLVRQLMDIELLDTTQVKYPESQLFSSEISQFLQGYFINDSEDMAISLDASAIVHSPSWKIYN; encoded by the coding sequence ATGAAAATAGTAAATAAAAATGAGGTAAATGCTTTGGAAACACGGCAAAAATTTTTAAGTTTTTATTTAGGTTTAAAAGATACAGCTGTTATTTCTTTAGAACATATTATAGAAGTCTTTCAAATTTCATTAATGGAAATATGTGCTGTTCCTCAGATGCCCAGTTGTGTTCTGGGAACGTATAACTGGCGAGGCGAGATGCTTTGGGTAGTGGATCTCGAAGAAATGTTGGGCTATGCACCACTTTCTGATGAAACGAATTTATTTTCAAAACTCATGGCAATTGTTCTGCATAGTGAAGGAAAATCTCTTGGGCTTTTGGTACGACAACTTATGGACATTGAGTTATTAGATACCACCCAGGTAAAATATCCAGAATCTCAATTATTTTCATCAGAGATTTCACAATTTTTACAAGGCTATTTTATAAATGATTCAGAAGATATGGCGATTTCTTTAGATGCATCTGCTATCGTACATTCTCCTAGTTGGAAAATCTACAATTGA
- a CDS encoding response regulator transcription factor: MTTVLVVEDALTDMQVLTSYLQSAGYSVVSATNSEELQEKLEKNKPDVIFLDVILPGKSGFEICRELKNNPSTSKIPVVICSTKNTDVDKMWGSMLGADGYISKPVNQEDLLKTLRHLK, encoded by the coding sequence ATGACTACAGTTTTAGTTGTTGAAGATGCCTTAACTGATATGCAAGTTCTTACAAGTTACTTACAGTCTGCAGGTTACTCTGTAGTAAGTGCCACCAATAGTGAGGAACTTCAGGAAAAACTAGAGAAAAACAAACCTGATGTTATCTTTTTGGATGTCATTTTGCCTGGTAAAAGTGGTTTTGAAATTTGTAGGGAATTGAAAAATAATCCAAGTACTAGTAAAATTCCGGTTGTCATTTGTTCGACTAAAAATACGGACGTTGATAAAATGTGGGGTTCTATGCTGGGGGCTGATGGTTACATCTCTAAACCCGTAAATCAAGAAGACTTGTTAAAGACTTTAAGGCATTTAAAATAA
- a CDS encoding response regulator codes for MNHLKEIVPSNLFDAFITCSQLQYSGKLDIKNARGKAWTFYYRLGRIVWATGGTHPWRRWRRHMVQHCPEMDLEKMRFRIEDTLLEYWDYRILGILHQRQKLKREQIKMIVDNTIFELLFDVVQQANLDTVHFNDGNTELRAERNQEVVLEAPVSFTSADLSLKQVEDSWKLWLESSLGNIFPDSAPVLRKPDRLEQQVNSSVYKNFVTLLNGKYTLRDLAVKMNHNPLSVIRSLLPYVQKGIIELVDVPDLPLIAETQNNSTSSKAVDATTPLVVCVDDSLQVCQMLEKIVTSNGLRFIKVQDSVQALPTIIQHKPDLIFLDLIMPVVNGYELCSQLRRISAFADTPVIIITGNDGLMDRVRAKVVHSTEFITKPIAADKVTVILRKYLKAPKSSDKHISSSQALPLTGS; via the coding sequence ATGAACCATTTAAAAGAGATTGTACCCAGCAATCTATTTGATGCATTTATCACGTGTTCTCAATTACAGTACAGCGGTAAATTGGACATAAAAAACGCTCGGGGAAAAGCATGGACCTTTTACTACCGTCTGGGGCGGATCGTCTGGGCGACAGGTGGGACTCATCCTTGGCGACGCTGGCGCAGACATATGGTTCAGCACTGTCCTGAGATGGATCTTGAAAAGATGCGGTTTCGCATAGAAGATACATTACTTGAATATTGGGATTATCGTATCTTAGGAATTTTACATCAAAGACAAAAACTAAAACGAGAACAAATCAAAATGATTGTGGATAACACAATCTTTGAACTATTATTTGATGTAGTACAGCAAGCCAATCTTGATACCGTACATTTTAATGATGGCAATACCGAACTTCGCGCAGAACGCAATCAAGAAGTTGTTTTAGAAGCTCCTGTTAGTTTCACAAGTGCCGATCTATCTTTAAAGCAAGTAGAAGATTCGTGGAAACTGTGGTTAGAATCTAGTTTAGGAAACATTTTTCCGGATTCAGCACCCGTACTGCGTAAACCAGATCGACTCGAACAACAAGTCAATTCATCTGTTTACAAAAATTTTGTGACTCTGCTCAACGGTAAATACACCCTGCGGGATTTAGCTGTCAAAATGAATCACAATCCTTTGTCAGTTATCCGTTCTTTGCTTCCTTACGTTCAAAAAGGAATTATTGAATTGGTTGACGTTCCCGATTTACCTTTGATCGCAGAAACTCAAAATAACTCTACCTCTAGTAAAGCTGTAGACGCAACAACTCCATTGGTAGTTTGTGTAGATGATAGTCTCCAAGTTTGCCAAATGTTGGAGAAAATTGTAACTTCTAATGGACTGAGGTTTATTAAGGTTCAAGATTCAGTACAGGCATTGCCAACCATAATTCAGCATAAGCCAGACTTAATTTTTTTGGATCTCATTATGCCAGTTGTTAACGGTTATGAGTTGTGTTCTCAACTGCGACGAATTTCTGCTTTTGCTGATACCCCTGTTATTATCATAACAGGTAATGATGGGCTGATGGATAGGGTTCGGGCTAAGGTAGTTCATTCGACAGAATTTATCACTAAACCAATAGCTGCTGATAAAGTTACAGTGATTTTGCGTAAGTATTTAAAAGCTCCGAAGTCATCAGATAAACATATTTCTAGCTCACAAGCATTACCCTTGACTGGTTCATGA
- the murQ gene encoding N-acetylmuramic acid 6-phosphate etherase → MANLQERGHLLTEQINPDSLNLDQLGTLEFVELFNREDAKAVAAVAAAKNQLAEAIELCAERMRHGGRLFYIGAGTSGRLGVLDAAECPPTFCTSPEMVQGIIAGGAGALLRSSEDLEDRVQDGETAIAQRQITQLDIVVGITAGGTTPFVHGALSAARQRGAKTIFIACVPAEQVTSDADIDIRLLTGPEVLAGSTRLKAGTATKLALNILSTGIMVKLGKVYGNRMVDVAVTNQKLRDRALRILQDLTGLSRDAAGFLLERSGKWVKLALLMHWTGLEQEEGLKLLSEHQGNLRAAVASYKSQ, encoded by the coding sequence ATGGCAAATTTGCAGGAGCGCGGACATCTTTTAACTGAGCAAATCAATCCAGATAGTCTTAACTTAGACCAGCTCGGTACTTTGGAATTCGTAGAATTGTTTAATCGTGAAGATGCAAAGGCAGTAGCTGCAGTAGCTGCAGCTAAAAACCAGTTGGCAGAAGCGATTGAACTTTGTGCAGAACGAATGCGTCACGGAGGACGCCTGTTTTACATTGGTGCGGGAACAAGTGGTAGATTGGGGGTATTGGATGCCGCAGAATGTCCACCGACGTTTTGTACCTCCCCGGAAATGGTACAAGGTATTATTGCAGGGGGTGCAGGCGCACTCCTTCGCAGTTCCGAAGATTTAGAGGATCGCGTCCAAGATGGAGAAACTGCGATCGCTCAGCGTCAGATTACGCAACTTGATATTGTGGTTGGTATTACAGCAGGCGGAACCACACCGTTTGTTCATGGTGCATTAAGTGCAGCCCGACAGCGGGGGGCTAAGACTATATTTATAGCCTGTGTTCCGGCTGAGCAAGTTACTAGTGACGCTGATATCGATATTCGCCTTTTGACCGGACCGGAGGTTCTCGCGGGTTCAACTCGTTTAAAAGCGGGGACGGCGACAAAGCTGGCTTTAAATATCCTTTCTACAGGGATTATGGTCAAGTTGGGCAAAGTTTATGGCAATCGCATGGTCGATGTGGCGGTGACAAATCAAAAGTTACGCGATCGCGCTTTGCGAATATTACAAGACTTAACAGGCTTAAGTCGAGATGCAGCTGGTTTTTTGTTAGAACGGAGTGGTAAATGGGTCAAGTTAGCACTTTTGATGCATTGGACTGGATTGGAACAAGAGGAAGGTTTAAAGCTTTTATCAGAACACCAGGGTAATCTCAGAGCAGCAGTTGCAAGTTATAAAAGTCAGTAA
- a CDS encoding DUF3110 domain-containing protein translates to MRVFVLLFNARTENEGIHTIQVGDRNKVLMFESEDDATRFALMLEAQDFLSPTVEAIDSEEVEEFCASADYDWEIIPSDGSILIVPPEVNVDETDWDPNSKEDAGEGTLDRTQESKDDSELSQSELESIRRKLEGLL, encoded by the coding sequence ATGCGTGTTTTTGTACTACTGTTTAACGCCAGAACAGAAAATGAGGGAATTCATACGATTCAAGTGGGCGATCGCAATAAAGTTCTGATGTTTGAGTCGGAAGACGATGCCACACGCTTTGCCCTTATGTTGGAAGCTCAAGATTTTCTCTCACCTACGGTAGAGGCAATTGATTCAGAGGAAGTGGAAGAATTTTGTGCTAGCGCAGACTATGATTGGGAAATCATCCCAAGTGACGGCAGTATTTTGATCGTTCCGCCTGAGGTGAATGTTGATGAAACCGATTGGGACCCAAACTCAAAAGAAGATGCGGGGGAGGGAACTTTAGATCGCACTCAAGAGTCGAAGGACGATTCAGAGTTATCTCAGTCAGAGCTAGAGAGTATTCGTCGCAAACTAGAAGGATTATTGTAG
- a CDS encoding translocation/assembly module TamB, with protein sequence MTNACNPEHPSKPTRSNNSVKKATWLLVLSRGGIALGGFLLIGLAGGAWRLWNFIRTELVPLAETSLTTTLNRPVELGDVKEFSLTGVKFGASALPATPTDRDKATVEAVEVSFDPLGLLLNRHLKLDVTLVNPDIYIEQDEQGNWITATIAPPGKEGPIKTDLDKLRVRNARLVLAPMRGGNLSQISPPETISNTPTFSSPSPPSPSSPQTPVTNTQSPVEFSQLNGTAQFLENNELIKYDINGVPKTGGNISIQGETHPKTLAFETNLHLKGDLNATEVTRLIKLPIFLLNGRVQADLKIPKLLLKQQSEKPKSPWIYGTATAQGVTLQVPKMPQPFINSQGNLRFDGSRIHLDNVRTHYGKIPLIASGFLDTETGFQLAARVNAVNIALARETLNIQLPFPTLGEVKADLQVLGTTEKPILLGKVATIKTARIDKVDFDSVGAQFEFSPVASVMTFKNIKGKAAVGGDITGNGKIQLNANPQLTQLNFNFKAQNISGDDIALLYGTKPPIQIGQVAAVGKLTGTPETIQTSVQWQAPQATYPATGEVTVAPNKTVSFRNVALRVAGGTVRAYGTWNEQQWQAVADASQIEVQRFVNPAQIQNVSLNDARFNGRFILSGTSAPFQIATIRPENARVQIAGGTVAVSNLQFNEQSFSAQLVASDIRLGRLLKTQIPPALTGPLAGKVQVSGNTSDFSLKTFRASGEGRIGIGNGTVTASNIQVGNGVYQMQLQANDIALQEVAQLPKEYRGKLTGQFNVAGSVESFQPQALQAIGQARVKIADGTVIANNIQLANGRYRAQLQANDVALQRLVPQLPPQFQGRLTGLFNVAGGIESFSPQAIQAIGQARVNFGRGSVTASNIQVANGRYQVQLQAQNILLQRLAQVPQQFYGNLTGQFNVAGSLEPTQLQAIRATGQAKLNVAGGAIAASNIRVGNGNYQAVVDASGVDLTRFSPDLRGRFGAKMQVAGRVGAFDIASVRAVGEVRFSQGISVIEQPLTASIGWDGKQVIVERATSADLNANGYIFAKTNRVGVPEITGLNLNVQAQNVNLQKLPLSLPNPAVLAGKADFGGRISGQLPVPDIQGQLRLRDLAVNQIAFESVLTGNIQLVRGQGFNLNVAGKRDRIALNAGAVGKDASWSVSTFDVRWQNAMASGQSKGDVLAMKVENFPLQILNIAPPATARLGTSAIAGLLTGSAEFNQKTFATLGNITIEKPQFGRIAGDRLSTQFRYSNGKATITNSEFAKGASRYALAGTFAQTAKGPQIQGKLNVTKGEIQDVLAVLQLYELQDVQRGMAEPTYGKAADLASIKPVGLPDKPLITQMQRLAEIDYLLSQQQQQRRDASPIPDLADLSGTFSGEVSVDTATATGLNANFNLNGQNFAWGRGNEPNRYYKAEQIVAQGKFENGVLTLLPLRLESENRLIAFTGNIGGKEQSGQLRVTNFPIQVLNNFVKLPVGLTGNLNATAALAGSINNPQAKGELEIREGTLNQKGVDSANASFSYNNGRLDFGSVVGVSGDEPVNISGSIPYKLPFATTAPNSNTISLDVKVKNEGLAILNLLNNQVAYESGEGEIDLKVRGNLQKPTLNGIAKISQGIFTSQSLPGKITDVIGKVNFDFDRVIVENLQGQYNNKGAIEAKGQIPISSKEKLENPLTVSLQQLAVNLKGLYQGGVDGKLEIAGSALSPVISGQMALDNGEVLLAEAAEGTTTPGTGSGIGSVSDMRLKQNKQTTPTVESNETRLNNLQITLGKNVKITRQPILSFRATGSLNVNGLLSQPVPEGTITLKEGSVNLFTTRFNLVRGYSHKAIFRENQPRDPDLDIQLFAKVLDTTQGTDLNKANITGLASLETVRVEARVEGPASQLDKNLELVSSPARSQTEIVALLGGGFIDTQGRGGDSTLGLINIAGSAVLNNLQGPLNQLGTALGLSELRVFPTILSDNPEAGRNSSSLELAAEAGIDITRRISVSGLKILTTGDPVQWGVNYRLNDSIRLRGTTNFSDDNRAVVEYQKRF encoded by the coding sequence ATGACGAACGCTTGTAATCCAGAACATCCCTCAAAACCCACCCGTTCTAACAACTCTGTCAAAAAAGCTACTTGGTTGCTCGTTTTGAGTAGAGGTGGCATTGCCTTGGGTGGATTTCTGCTGATTGGACTTGCAGGCGGCGCATGGCGATTGTGGAATTTTATACGTACAGAGCTAGTACCACTGGCGGAAACAAGCCTCACGACCACGCTCAACCGCCCCGTAGAGTTGGGAGATGTCAAAGAATTTTCTCTCACTGGAGTAAAGTTTGGTGCTTCAGCACTACCTGCAACACCGACAGATCGAGACAAAGCGACTGTGGAAGCAGTCGAAGTCAGTTTTGACCCATTAGGGTTACTGTTGAACCGACATCTCAAGCTAGATGTTACCCTAGTCAATCCCGATATCTATATAGAACAAGATGAACAAGGGAACTGGATTACTGCCACCATTGCACCTCCAGGTAAAGAAGGACCAATTAAAACCGATTTAGATAAACTGCGGGTTCGCAATGCTCGGTTAGTCCTAGCACCTATGAGGGGTGGGAATCTGTCACAAATCTCTCCCCCAGAAACAATTTCCAACACTCCCACCTTTTCATCTCCCTCTCCCCCCTCCCCTTCATCCCCCCAAACCCCAGTTACCAATACCCAATCGCCAGTAGAATTTTCCCAACTCAATGGAACTGCTCAGTTTTTAGAAAATAACGAACTGATAAAATATGATATCAATGGTGTGCCAAAGACCGGTGGTAACATATCCATTCAGGGAGAAACTCACCCGAAGACATTGGCGTTTGAAACTAACTTACATTTGAAAGGGGACTTAAACGCCACAGAAGTCACTCGTTTGATTAAATTGCCCATCTTTTTACTCAACGGTCGAGTTCAAGCCGATTTAAAGATCCCCAAGCTGCTACTCAAGCAACAATCTGAAAAACCAAAAAGCCCTTGGATTTATGGAACGGCTACCGCGCAAGGAGTGACGCTTCAGGTTCCCAAGATGCCACAACCGTTTATCAATTCTCAAGGTAACTTGCGATTTGATGGTAGCCGAATTCACTTAGATAATGTGAGAACTCACTATGGCAAAATTCCCCTCATTGCTAGTGGTTTTCTTGATACCGAAACAGGCTTTCAGTTAGCAGCACGTGTCAATGCTGTTAATATTGCCCTAGCCAGAGAAACTCTTAACATCCAACTTCCCTTCCCTACCCTTGGGGAAGTAAAAGCTGACTTACAAGTTCTGGGAACAACAGAGAAACCCATCCTTTTGGGTAAAGTTGCCACTATCAAAACTGCCAGAATTGACAAAGTCGATTTTGATAGCGTTGGCGCACAGTTTGAGTTTTCTCCTGTTGCTTCCGTTATGACTTTTAAAAATATTAAAGGGAAAGCTGCAGTTGGTGGTGACATTACAGGGAATGGCAAAATTCAACTCAATGCCAATCCCCAGCTTACTCAACTTAACTTTAATTTTAAGGCACAAAATATTTCAGGAGATGATATCGCATTACTCTACGGCACAAAACCCCCGATTCAAATCGGTCAAGTTGCGGCTGTTGGCAAATTAACAGGAACTCCTGAGACAATTCAAACATCAGTGCAATGGCAAGCACCCCAAGCCACCTACCCCGCAACGGGTGAAGTTACCGTCGCACCGAATAAAACTGTTTCATTCCGCAATGTTGCGCTTCGTGTTGCTGGTGGTACAGTACGGGCATATGGAACTTGGAACGAACAGCAATGGCAAGCCGTTGCTGACGCATCTCAAATTGAAGTCCAACGCTTTGTCAATCCGGCGCAAATCCAAAACGTCTCTCTAAACGATGCGCGATTTAATGGTCGTTTCATCCTGTCGGGAACCTCCGCACCATTTCAGATTGCCACAATTCGTCCGGAAAATGCCAGAGTTCAAATTGCTGGCGGTACAGTTGCAGTTTCCAACCTCCAATTTAACGAGCAAAGCTTTTCCGCACAACTCGTTGCCAGTGATATAAGATTGGGACGTTTGTTAAAAACTCAGATACCCCCAGCTTTAACCGGACCGTTGGCGGGTAAAGTACAAGTATCGGGTAATACAAGTGATTTTAGCCTCAAAACTTTCCGTGCTAGTGGGGAAGGACGCATAGGGATTGGGAACGGTACAGTTACGGCTTCCAATATCCAAGTGGGTAACGGCGTGTATCAGATGCAACTTCAGGCGAATGATATAGCACTGCAGGAAGTCGCACAACTCCCTAAGGAGTATCGTGGAAAATTAACCGGTCAATTTAATGTTGCTGGGTCTGTAGAATCATTCCAACCACAAGCACTTCAAGCGATCGGTCAAGCACGGGTTAAGATAGCAGATGGCACGGTTATTGCAAATAATATTCAACTTGCAAACGGTCGGTATAGAGCACAACTCCAAGCAAATGATGTGGCGTTGCAGCGATTGGTACCGCAGTTACCTCCACAGTTTCAAGGTAGGCTGACTGGTTTGTTTAATGTGGCGGGTGGGATAGAGTCATTTAGCCCGCAAGCTATCCAAGCGATCGGTCAAGCAAGAGTTAATTTTGGTAGAGGCTCAGTCACAGCTTCAAATATTCAAGTGGCTAACGGTCGCTATCAAGTACAACTTCAAGCTCAGAATATACTCTTGCAGCGATTGGCACAAGTGCCTCAGCAGTTTTACGGAAACTTAACGGGTCAGTTTAATGTTGCTGGTTCTCTAGAGCCTACACAATTGCAAGCCATTCGAGCCACGGGTCAAGCAAAACTGAATGTTGCAGGTGGTGCGATCGCAGCTTCTAATATCCGCGTAGGTAATGGTAATTATCAAGCTGTGGTAGATGCATCAGGTGTAGACTTAACTCGGTTTTCACCAGATTTACGCGGACGGTTTGGTGCAAAGATGCAAGTAGCAGGTCGGGTGGGGGCTTTTGACATAGCATCCGTCCGTGCTGTAGGAGAGGTCAGGTTTTCTCAAGGAATTTCTGTTATCGAGCAACCACTGACAGCTTCTATTGGTTGGGACGGAAAACAAGTCATAGTTGAGAGAGCAACTTCTGCCGATTTAAATGCCAATGGTTACATTTTTGCCAAAACGAATCGAGTCGGAGTCCCGGAAATTACGGGATTAAATCTTAATGTCCAAGCCCAAAATGTCAATCTGCAAAAGTTACCCTTATCTCTTCCCAATCCTGCAGTTTTAGCAGGTAAAGCTGACTTTGGCGGAAGAATTTCAGGTCAATTGCCAGTTCCAGATATTCAAGGACAATTGAGGTTGCGAGATTTGGCAGTCAATCAGATAGCTTTTGAATCTGTGTTAACTGGAAATATTCAGCTGGTACGAGGACAGGGTTTTAATTTAAATGTAGCAGGAAAACGAGATCGTATTGCTTTAAATGCAGGTGCTGTAGGTAAAGATGCATCATGGAGCGTCTCTACCTTTGATGTCCGGTGGCAAAATGCTATGGCTTCCGGTCAATCAAAAGGGGATGTTTTGGCAATGAAGGTGGAAAACTTCCCCCTACAAATATTAAATATAGCTCCTCCGGCGACTGCTCGCCTTGGGACGAGTGCGATCGCTGGATTGTTAACGGGAAGTGCTGAGTTCAATCAAAAGACATTTGCAACTTTAGGGAATATTACCATTGAAAAACCGCAATTTGGAAGGATTGCAGGCGATCGGCTCAGCACGCAATTTCGGTACAGTAATGGCAAAGCAACCATTACAAACAGTGAATTTGCAAAAGGTGCAAGTCGTTATGCTCTAGCAGGTACTTTTGCCCAAACTGCCAAAGGTCCGCAAATACAAGGTAAGCTAAACGTCACAAAAGGTGAAATTCAGGATGTTCTGGCTGTACTGCAGTTATACGAATTACAAGATGTCCAACGCGGTATGGCAGAACCAACTTATGGTAAAGCAGCAGATTTAGCCAGCATCAAGCCAGTGGGTTTACCCGACAAGCCATTAATTACGCAAATGCAGCGCTTGGCTGAAATTGATTATTTGCTCTCGCAGCAGCAGCAACAACGGCGCGATGCTTCTCCTATCCCAGACTTAGCAGATTTAAGTGGAACTTTTAGCGGTGAAGTGAGCGTAGATACAGCAACTGCAACCGGGTTAAATGCAAACTTTAATTTAAACGGTCAAAACTTTGCTTGGGGAAGAGGAAACGAACCCAATCGTTACTATAAAGCCGAGCAGATCGTTGCTCAAGGGAAATTTGAAAATGGAGTTTTGACACTTCTACCTTTACGGCTAGAATCGGAAAACAGGCTGATTGCTTTTACAGGCAATATTGGTGGAAAAGAACAGTCCGGTCAATTGCGTGTCACAAATTTCCCGATACAAGTTTTAAATAATTTTGTGAAATTACCAGTTGGTTTAACGGGTAATCTTAACGCAACAGCCGCTTTAGCAGGTAGCATTAACAATCCACAAGCCAAAGGGGAATTAGAAATCCGAGAAGGAACTCTCAATCAAAAAGGTGTTGATTCAGCGAATGCAAGCTTTAGCTATAACAACGGTCGCTTGGATTTTGGCAGCGTTGTGGGGGTTTCGGGTGATGAGCCGGTGAATATTAGTGGTAGCATCCCTTACAAATTACCTTTTGCAACCACAGCACCAAATAGCAATACAATTAGTTTAGATGTGAAGGTAAAAAATGAAGGATTGGCAATCTTAAACTTGTTAAATAACCAAGTTGCCTATGAAAGCGGTGAGGGAGAAATTGACCTAAAAGTGCGGGGAAACTTACAGAAACCAACTCTCAATGGAATTGCGAAAATTAGTCAAGGGATTTTTACATCCCAATCGCTACCAGGAAAGATTACAGATGTTATCGGAAAGGTAAATTTTGATTTTGACCGCGTTATTGTGGAGAATCTTCAAGGTCAATACAATAATAAAGGTGCGATCGAAGCCAAAGGGCAGATTCCCATTTCCAGCAAAGAAAAACTGGAAAACCCTCTGACTGTGAGTTTGCAACAATTAGCAGTCAATTTGAAAGGGCTGTATCAAGGAGGAGTGGACGGTAAGCTAGAGATTGCAGGATCTGCTCTTAGCCCTGTCATTAGCGGTCAAATGGCATTAGATAACGGTGAGGTATTGCTAGCAGAAGCAGCTGAGGGTACAACAACTCCTGGGACGGGTAGTGGGATCGGTAGTGTCAGCGATATGCGGCTCAAACAAAACAAGCAAACAACTCCTACCGTTGAAAGTAATGAAACCAGACTGAACAATCTACAGATAACACTTGGTAAAAATGTCAAAATTACTCGCCAACCGATTCTTAGTTTTCGGGCGACTGGTAGCCTCAATGTCAATGGTCTGTTGAGTCAGCCAGTTCCGGAAGGAACAATTACACTCAAAGAAGGAAGTGTCAATTTATTTACAACAAGATTTAATCTCGTGCGTGGTTACTCTCATAAGGCTATCTTTAGAGAGAATCAGCCAAGGGACCCGGATTTAGATATTCAGTTGTTTGCCAAAGTGTTGGATACGACTCAAGGTACCGATTTAAATAAAGCAAATATTACAGGATTAGCGTCTTTAGAGACAGTGCGTGTTGAAGCTAGGGTAGAAGGACCTGCGAGCCAACTTGATAAAAATCTTGAATTGGTAAGTTCTCCCGCACGCAGTCAAACAGAAATCGTTGCTCTATTGGGTGGTGGATTTATCGATACTCAAGGACGTGGCGGTGATAGTACATTAGGGCTGATTAATATAGCAGGTTCAGCCGTGTTGAATAATTTACAGGGACCTCTAAACCAGTTGGGAACCGCACTGGGGTTAAGCGAACTGCGTGTATTCCCAACAATTCTTTCGGATAATCCAGAAGCAGGTCGTAACAGTTCTAGTTTGGAGCTAGCAGCAGAAGCTGGAATCGATATTACCCGCAGAATCTCTGTTTCCGGGCTAAAGATTTTAACAACTGGCGACCCCGTACAGTGGGGTGTCAACTACCGACTGAACGACTCAATTCGTCTCCGTGGTACAACTAATTTTTCTGATGACAATCGCGCTGTCGTTGAGTATCAAAAACGGTTTTAA
- a CDS encoding Uma2 family endonuclease has protein sequence MTQALTKIVTFDEFIAWYPKNLGIRYELHNGEIVEMSQPAGKHEKVKGFLVRKLSVEFDRLNLPYFIPNQAIVKPPNKESGYFPDILILNDAALASEPLWEKSSTVIFGASIPLVVEVVSTNWRDDYYIKLADYEEMGIREYWVVDYAALGARKFIGNPKQSTFSLYQLIDGEYQVTLFRGSDKIVSPTFPELNLTAEQIFQAGQ, from the coding sequence ATGACACAAGCCTTAACAAAAATAGTTACTTTTGATGAGTTTATTGCCTGGTATCCAAAAAACTTAGGAATACGATACGAACTACATAATGGAGAAATTGTTGAAATGTCGCAGCCTGCAGGCAAACATGAAAAAGTAAAAGGTTTTTTGGTTAGAAAGCTATCTGTGGAGTTTGACCGATTGAATCTCCCCTACTTTATCCCCAATCAAGCAATCGTCAAACCACCTAACAAGGAATCAGGTTATTTTCCAGATATATTAATACTTAATGACGCTGCTTTAGCTTCAGAACCTCTTTGGGAAAAATCTTCTACTGTTATTTTTGGTGCATCCATTCCTTTAGTGGTCGAGGTTGTTAGTACGAATTGGCGTGATGATTACTATATAAAACTGGCTGATTATGAGGAAATGGGTATTCGTGAATATTGGGTTGTGGACTATGCAGCATTGGGCGCTAGGAAGTTTATTGGGAATCCCAAACAATCGACTTTTTCACTTTATCAATTGATTGATGGGGAATATCAAGTGACTTTGTTTCGAGGTAGCGATAAAATTGTATCTCCAACTTTTCCCGAGTTAAATTTAACTGCCGAACAAATTTTTCAAGCTGGTCAATAA
- a CDS encoding TIGR04376 family protein produces MGLFDDLSRFLENRLEEFLRNNPHLELEALLEQLRQQEEDTLKLIADLQLQEKRSQDDVLSTAQEIQKWHIRVEKAKTANRQDLIAAAQQREAALLREGNQLWGQMQGVKERINQAKELLRKIQQRRQEVQAKAREAQTARAQSQQRLETAGWNSTSSYSSGYDDLEEKFRRWETQDELEQMKRNMGK; encoded by the coding sequence GTGGGCTTATTTGATGACCTAAGTAGGTTTCTAGAAAACCGTTTAGAAGAATTCTTGCGTAACAATCCGCATTTGGAGTTAGAAGCGCTACTCGAGCAACTGCGGCAGCAAGAGGAAGATACGTTAAAATTAATTGCAGATTTGCAATTGCAAGAAAAGCGATCGCAAGACGATGTGTTGTCCACTGCTCAAGAAATTCAAAAGTGGCATATTCGGGTAGAAAAGGCAAAAACTGCCAACAGACAAGATTTGATAGCTGCAGCACAACAACGAGAAGCCGCCTTACTGCGTGAGGGAAACCAGCTTTGGGGACAAATGCAAGGGGTAAAGGAACGGATTAACCAAGCCAAGGAACTACTGAGAAAAATTCAGCAGAGAAGACAGGAAGTGCAAGCCAAAGCCAGAGAAGCACAAACAGCACGCGCTCAAAGCCAGCAGAGGTTGGAAACCGCAGGTTGGAATTCTACTAGCAGTTATTCCAGTGGTTATGACGATCTAGAAGAAAAATTCCGCCGTTGGGAAACCCAAGACGAACTCGAACAGATGAAACGGAATATGGGAAAGTAA